A genomic segment from Chelonoidis abingdonii isolate Lonesome George chromosome 24, CheloAbing_2.0, whole genome shotgun sequence encodes:
- the GPR21 gene encoding putative G-protein coupled receptor 21, with amino-acid sequence MNSTLVGNQSGRPFCLLAISYLETINFCLLEVIIIVFLTVLIISGNIIVIFVFHCAPLLNHHTTSYFIQTMAYADLLVGVSCLVPSLSLLHYPIVLRESLVCQVFGYVVSVLKSVSMASLACISIDRYIAITKPLTYNSLVTPWRLRICILIIWLYSCVVFLPAFFHWGKPGYHGDVFQWCADSWYTDRYFTLFIVMMLYAPAAFIVCFTYFNIFRICQQHTKEINERRVRFSSQDGEAGEAQHCPDKRYAMVLFRITSVFYILWLPYIIYFLLESSAVYRNHTASFLTTWLAISNSFCNCVIYSLSNSVFQKGLKRLSGVVCTSCARQRVVKDSSASRSKRPSNGCHV; translated from the coding sequence ATGAACTCCACCTTGGTTGGTAACCAGAGTGGGCGGCCATTCTGCCTCCTGGCCATTAGCTACTTGGAGACCATCAATTTTTGCCTCCTGGAGGTGATTATAATAGTGTTTCTTACTGTGCTGATCATTTCAGGCAATATTATAGTGATATTTGTCTTTCACTGTGCACCTTTACTGAACCACCACACCACCAGCTACTTCATCCAGACGATGGCATATGCTGACCTCCTGGTGGGTGTGAGTTGTCTGGTGCCTTCTTTGTCCTTACTCCACTATCCCATTGTTTTGAGAGAGTCCTTGGTCTGCCAGGTCTTTGGTTATGTGGTATCTGTGCTCAAAAGTGTCTCCATGGCCTCTCTGGCTTGCATTAGCATTGATAGATACATTGCCATCACCAAACCACTGACCTACAATAGTCTGGTCACCCCGTGGAGACTTCGCATCTGCATCCTGATCATTTGGCTGTACTCCTGTGTAGTCTTCTTACCTGCCTTCTTTCACTGGGGAAAGCCTGGATATCATGGTGATGTGTTTCAGTGGTGTGCCGACTCCTGGTACACTGATCGCTATTTCACTCTCTTCATTGTGATGATGCTCTATGCCCCTGCTGCTTTCATCGTCTGCTTCACGTACTTCAATATCttccgcatctgccagcagcacaccAAGGAAATCAATGAAAGGCGAGTGCGCTTCAGCTCCCAGGATGGGGAGGCTGGGGAGGCACAGCACTGCCCCGATAAGCGCTATGCCATGGTTCTCTTCCGCATCACCAGTGTCTTCTACATCCTCTGGTTGCCCTACATCATCTATTTTTTGCTGGAGAGCTCTGCTGTCTATAGAAACCACACTGCATCCTTTTTGACCACTTGGCTTGCCATTAGCAACAGTTTCTGCAATTGTGTCATTTACAGTCTCTCCAACAGTGTTTTTCAGAAGGGGCTCAAGCGCCTTTCGGGAGTTGTTTGCACCTCTTGCGCAAGACAGAGGGTAGTTAAGGACTCCTCAGCTTCTAGGAGTAAAAGACCGTCCAATGGATGCCATGTCTAA